A region from the uncultured Holophaga sp. genome encodes:
- a CDS encoding DUF2798 domain-containing protein, which produces MPHTRLQILAFMGLTVLLSVVCFTTYNVALAHGGLSNRTFALALREVPAEFALAFLLEALVVYRLAQRMAFRYVNPSTDRPIVIVLALTGCTITLMCPSMSLASVLLHQGPGPDLIARWLRAVVWNFPFAFFTQVFFIGPTVRTLCRGLFPVRAGQPLSS; this is translated from the coding sequence ATGCCGCACACCCGCCTTCAGATCCTGGCCTTCATGGGCCTCACGGTCCTGCTTTCCGTGGTCTGCTTCACCACCTACAACGTGGCTCTGGCCCATGGAGGGCTCTCCAACCGGACCTTCGCCCTGGCCCTGCGCGAAGTGCCTGCCGAGTTCGCCCTGGCATTTCTGCTGGAGGCCCTGGTGGTCTACCGCCTGGCTCAGCGCATGGCCTTCCGCTACGTCAACCCCAGCACAGACCGGCCCATCGTGATCGTCCTGGCTCTCACCGGATGCACCATCACCCTCATGTGCCCGTCCATGAGCCTGGCCTCCGTCCTGCTGCACCAGGGCCCCGGACCCGACCTGATCGCCCGGTGGCTGCGGGCCGTGGTCTGGAACTTCCCCTTCGCCTTCTTCACCCAGGTCTTCTTCATCGGCCCCACGGTGAGAACCCTCTGCCGGGGTCTGTTCCCCGTGCGGGCGGGCCAGCCCCTATCATCGTAA
- a CDS encoding S46 family peptidase, translating to MRFRPLLPILTLLLSTGAIRAEEGMWTFENLPLKALQTRYGFAPDATWLGRLQQATLRFPGGTGSFVSPDGLVITNHHVGRGAIQQVSSAASDFIRDGFTAQDRTHELKVPGLELMMLVSTEEVTTRVNGEVKPGMSAAEALKARRAALSSLRQAEETRTGLTCEPVTLYQGGEYWLYRYRKFRDVRLVAAPEAGVASFGGDADNYTYPRWNLDFALFRVYEEGHPYHPAGFLPFSNTPLKAGDLTFIAGHPGTTYRGQTWAQMAFARDTAIPFQLAALGRQRSAIEAYAQTSPEATRTSADALSGIANQSKRLEGQLRGLLRPGALEGVAQMETELRRSLEARPDLRETSASWERIREAVSAEKEQLGTYTCISPRSCTLLDHALTLVRIHAEEALPSPERLPAYADGSLKATRERLLNPRPLSPGLDEARLGWMLAEARDLLGPEHPFVKAALAGRPPAVAARAAFAGTRLQDPAYRRQLLVGGAAAVQTSGDSLLALARILDPFQREVQKRWEAEVQGVLAEHGGRIARARFALQGHARYPDATFTLRLSYGTVGTYPTGSGTLAQPFTTFLGLYDRHAGWGGQGDWALPPRWQGARSSLDLTTPYNFIYSCDTVGGNSGSPVVNRSGAFVGINFDSVFEGQGGYYVYDSETKRAVAVDARAILASLRQVMGGAWIASELRER from the coding sequence ATGCGCTTCCGCCCGCTCCTCCCAATCCTCACCCTCCTCCTCAGCACCGGGGCCATCCGGGCCGAGGAGGGCATGTGGACCTTCGAGAACCTCCCCTTGAAAGCCCTGCAAACCCGCTATGGTTTCGCCCCGGATGCCACCTGGCTGGGCCGACTGCAGCAGGCCACCCTGCGCTTCCCAGGGGGGACCGGCTCCTTCGTGAGCCCCGACGGCCTGGTGATCACCAACCATCATGTGGGGCGAGGCGCCATTCAGCAGGTCTCTTCCGCCGCCTCGGACTTCATCCGGGACGGCTTCACGGCCCAGGACCGGACCCACGAGCTGAAGGTGCCCGGACTGGAGCTCATGATGCTGGTCTCCACCGAGGAGGTCACCACCCGGGTCAATGGGGAGGTGAAGCCAGGGATGTCGGCTGCGGAGGCCCTGAAGGCGCGGAGGGCGGCCCTCAGCAGCCTGCGACAGGCAGAGGAGACCCGTACCGGCCTGACCTGCGAGCCCGTGACCCTCTACCAGGGCGGGGAATATTGGCTCTACCGCTACCGGAAGTTCAGGGATGTGCGCCTGGTGGCCGCGCCGGAGGCCGGGGTCGCCAGCTTCGGCGGGGACGCTGACAATTACACCTATCCCCGCTGGAACCTGGACTTCGCCCTCTTCCGGGTCTACGAGGAGGGCCATCCCTACCACCCCGCGGGCTTCCTCCCCTTCAGCAACACCCCTCTGAAGGCCGGGGACCTGACCTTCATCGCAGGCCACCCCGGGACCACCTACCGGGGACAGACCTGGGCCCAGATGGCCTTCGCCCGGGACACCGCCATCCCTTTCCAGCTGGCGGCGCTGGGGCGCCAGCGCTCAGCCATCGAGGCCTATGCCCAGACCTCTCCGGAGGCCACCCGCACCTCGGCCGATGCCCTCTCAGGCATCGCCAACCAGTCCAAGCGCCTGGAAGGCCAGCTCCGGGGGCTTCTCAGACCCGGCGCCCTGGAGGGTGTCGCGCAGATGGAGACCGAACTGCGCCGGAGCCTGGAGGCCCGCCCGGACCTTCGGGAGACATCTGCCAGCTGGGAGCGCATCCGGGAGGCGGTGTCGGCCGAGAAGGAACAGCTGGGAACCTACACCTGCATCTCCCCACGCTCCTGCACTCTGCTGGACCATGCCCTCACCCTGGTCCGGATCCATGCTGAAGAGGCCCTCCCCTCCCCAGAGCGGCTTCCGGCCTATGCCGACGGCAGCCTCAAAGCCACCCGAGAGCGCCTCCTGAATCCCCGCCCCCTCAGCCCGGGCCTTGATGAGGCCCGCCTGGGTTGGATGCTCGCGGAGGCACGGGACCTCCTGGGTCCGGAGCACCCTTTTGTGAAGGCGGCTCTGGCGGGCCGCCCCCCCGCAGTGGCCGCCCGGGCTGCCTTCGCCGGCACCCGGCTCCAGGATCCTGCCTACCGCAGGCAGCTCCTGGTGGGGGGTGCTGCAGCGGTGCAGACCAGCGGAGACAGCCTCCTGGCCCTGGCCCGGATCCTGGACCCCTTCCAGCGGGAGGTCCAGAAGCGCTGGGAAGCAGAGGTCCAGGGCGTCCTGGCGGAACACGGGGGCCGCATCGCCCGGGCGCGCTTCGCCCTCCAGGGCCACGCCCGGTACCCCGATGCCACCTTCACCCTGCGTCTGAGTTACGGCACAGTCGGGACCTACCCCACAGGGAGCGGCACCCTGGCTCAGCCCTTCACCACCTTCCTGGGGCTGTATGACCGCCACGCAGGCTGGGGGGGCCAGGGGGACTGGGCCCTCCCCCCACGCTGGCAGGGGGCCCGGAGCAGCCTGGACCTGACCACCCCCTACAACTTCATCTACAGCTGCGACACCGTGGGGGGCAACTCGGGGAGCCCGGTGGTGAACCGCTCCGGCGCCTTCGTCGGCATCAACTTCGACAGCGTCTTCGAAGGCCAGGGGGGGTACTACGTCTATGACTCCGAGACCAAGCGGGCGGTGGCTGTGGACGCCCGGGCGATCCTGGCCTCCCTCCGCCAGGTGATGGGGGGGGCCTGGATCGCCTCGGAGCTCAGAGAACGCTGA
- a CDS encoding methyl-accepting chemotaxis protein, giving the protein MVLFSRLKLRTQLAMVLLVVFAGFVIFGVRSFRTLEALRVGGPTYEHIVQGKDLVADILPPPNYIIESYLVSLELFRAESIGERQALGKRLAALKQDYDTRHAFWQGQSLEPSIARAFLQDAHQPVPHFFDLALNQYLPALERGDRAAAARVLGEMGQAYELHRRAIDQVVLLANQSNLITEQGAAAGLQASRRRLWTVFGFTLGIGFLLFLGVTLPLARAVRVLEGALGRFASGDLTQAVVLRRRDEMGAMAEALERTRGALGGLVGEIAAGMTCLTHSSDAMAQTSGQLREGAADQGEAARSMEASVSSLGTSILQISQAAEQAQQVARRADQSSAAGRRAMESTVSCIRRVSERIESSTGEMQHLRRTGERISGIVAVIQEIAEQTNLLALNASIEAAKAGEFGKGFAVVADEVRKLAERTASSTGEISSMVAEIQERTRTVMEGFDESRSLSLDSVAQVDEASSSLEATLASLEILIRDVSEITQALHEQRSVSDRLQGDMGRVAGVVEQNLEATDLVNRASQGVRETAQSLAESVQRFRTA; this is encoded by the coding sequence ATGGTTCTTTTTTCCCGATTGAAGCTCCGGACCCAGTTGGCCATGGTGCTCCTGGTCGTATTTGCTGGCTTCGTCATCTTCGGAGTCCGCTCCTTCCGGACCCTGGAAGCCCTTCGGGTTGGTGGACCCACGTACGAGCACATCGTGCAGGGCAAGGACCTCGTGGCCGACATCCTGCCCCCTCCGAACTACATCATCGAGTCCTACCTGGTCTCCCTGGAACTCTTCCGGGCCGAGAGCATCGGCGAGCGTCAAGCCCTGGGAAAGCGCCTGGCCGCCTTGAAGCAGGACTACGACACCCGCCATGCCTTCTGGCAGGGGCAGTCCCTGGAACCTTCCATCGCCCGGGCCTTCCTCCAGGATGCCCACCAACCGGTGCCGCACTTCTTCGATCTGGCCCTGAACCAGTACCTTCCTGCCCTTGAGCGGGGTGATCGGGCCGCTGCGGCCAGGGTTCTGGGCGAGATGGGGCAGGCCTATGAGCTCCACCGCCGGGCCATCGATCAGGTGGTCCTGCTCGCCAACCAGTCCAACCTCATCACGGAGCAGGGTGCCGCCGCCGGTCTCCAGGCCTCGCGCAGGCGGCTCTGGACTGTCTTCGGCTTCACCCTCGGGATCGGCTTCCTTCTCTTCCTGGGGGTCACGCTGCCCCTGGCGCGGGCCGTCAGGGTCCTGGAGGGGGCGTTGGGGCGCTTTGCCAGTGGGGACCTGACTCAGGCGGTCGTCCTCCGTCGCCGGGATGAGATGGGTGCCATGGCCGAGGCCCTGGAGCGGACCCGGGGGGCCCTGGGGGGGCTGGTGGGGGAGATTGCCGCGGGCATGACCTGCCTGACTCACTCCTCGGATGCCATGGCCCAGACTTCTGGACAGCTCCGCGAAGGGGCGGCGGACCAGGGAGAGGCTGCCCGCTCCATGGAGGCCTCGGTGAGTTCCCTGGGGACCAGCATCCTCCAGATCAGTCAGGCCGCCGAGCAGGCCCAGCAAGTGGCGCGGAGGGCCGACCAGAGCTCTGCGGCCGGTCGCAGGGCCATGGAGTCGACGGTGAGCTGCATCCGGAGGGTGAGCGAGCGCATCGAGTCCAGCACGGGCGAGATGCAGCACCTCCGGCGCACCGGGGAGCGGATCAGCGGCATCGTCGCCGTCATTCAGGAGATTGCCGAGCAGACCAACCTCTTGGCCCTCAACGCCTCCATCGAGGCCGCCAAGGCCGGGGAGTTCGGCAAGGGCTTCGCGGTGGTGGCCGATGAAGTCCGGAAGTTGGCGGAGCGGACTGCCAGCTCCACCGGTGAGATCAGCAGCATGGTGGCCGAGATCCAGGAGCGTACCCGGACTGTGATGGAGGGTTTTGATGAGAGTCGCAGTCTCTCTTTGGACTCCGTGGCCCAGGTGGATGAAGCCAGCAGCTCACTGGAGGCGACTCTGGCCTCTCTGGAGATCCTGATCCGGGATGTCTCCGAGATCACCCAGGCACTCCACGAACAGCGCAGCGTGTCGGATCGGCTCCAGGGGGACATGGGCCGGGTGGCGGGTGTGGTGGAGCAGAACCTGGAGGCCACTGATCTCGTGAATCGGGCCTCCCAGGGGGTCCGGGAAACCGCCCAATCTCTGGCCGAGTCGGTGCAGCGCTTCCGCACGGCCTGA
- a CDS encoding RNA polymerase sigma factor, whose protein sequence is MDPVGETLARELGRLKGFIRSRVWQESDAEDIVQEVLYEFVRAQEAMEPIREAGAWLFQVARHRITDLFRRRSTEVRRLHIEEDEGDLSLEDWLPSPEAGPDALYARQLLLEELDQALDELPELQRQVFIAHAIEGHSFKELSEAWAVPINTLLSRKHNAVKFLRRRLEGIYQEYPHA, encoded by the coding sequence TTGGACCCGGTCGGTGAAACCCTCGCCCGAGAGCTGGGCCGCCTCAAGGGCTTCATCCGGAGCCGGGTCTGGCAGGAGAGCGATGCCGAGGATATCGTCCAGGAGGTTCTCTACGAGTTCGTCAGGGCTCAAGAGGCCATGGAACCCATCCGCGAAGCTGGGGCTTGGCTCTTCCAGGTGGCCCGCCACCGCATCACAGACCTCTTCCGGCGCAGGAGCACCGAAGTCAGACGCCTGCATATCGAAGAGGATGAGGGAGACCTGAGTCTGGAGGACTGGCTCCCCTCGCCCGAGGCCGGTCCCGATGCCCTTTATGCTCGTCAACTCCTCCTTGAAGAGCTGGACCAAGCCCTGGATGAGCTCCCCGAGCTGCAGCGCCAGGTCTTCATCGCCCATGCCATCGAAGGACACAGCTTCAAGGAGCTCTCGGAGGCATGGGCGGTCCCCATCAACACCCTGCTCTCCCGCAAACACAACGCAGTCAAGTTCCTCCGGCGACGCTTGGAGGGCATTTACCAGGAGTACCCCCATGCATGA
- a CDS encoding SDR family oxidoreductase, whose product MSLEGKEIVIIGGSSGFGLEIAAQAALQGARLIITGRDASKLEAALAALRERGAEVRGECLDVADHQALERFLASTGGYDHLVSMAGGFMGGGFLGAPEEVIRQAVEEKFFANLTVARAAAPGLRPGGSMVFTSGSGGHPHDASGAIIGNEAIRTMVRGLGVELAPSRRVNAVAPTWTPTPLWRHLNPEQLEGSRASFAGRIPLGRTAEVREVAAAYLFLMSNAFITGQTLTLDGGLTLVE is encoded by the coding sequence ATGTCCTTGGAAGGCAAGGAGATCGTCATCATTGGAGGAAGCTCTGGGTTCGGTCTGGAAATCGCAGCCCAGGCGGCCCTGCAGGGAGCCCGGCTCATCATCACCGGCCGGGATGCCTCGAAGCTGGAAGCAGCCCTGGCTGCGCTCAGGGAGAGGGGGGCCGAGGTCCGGGGTGAATGCCTGGATGTGGCAGACCACCAGGCCCTGGAGCGTTTCCTGGCCAGTACGGGTGGCTATGACCATCTGGTATCCATGGCTGGCGGCTTCATGGGGGGCGGTTTTCTGGGGGCTCCCGAAGAAGTCATCAGGCAAGCCGTGGAGGAGAAGTTCTTCGCCAATCTGACGGTTGCCAGAGCCGCAGCCCCTGGCCTGAGGCCGGGTGGAAGCATGGTCTTCACATCAGGCTCCGGAGGGCACCCCCATGACGCTTCGGGCGCCATCATCGGCAATGAAGCGATCCGGACCATGGTGCGGGGCCTTGGGGTCGAGCTGGCTCCGAGCCGCCGGGTCAATGCAGTGGCACCCACCTGGACCCCCACCCCCCTATGGCGCCACCTCAATCCAGAACAGCTGGAAGGGAGCAGAGCCAGCTTTGCCGGGCGCATACCCCTGGGTCGGACCGCAGAGGTCCGGGAGGTGGCGGCAGCCTATCTCTTCCTGATGTCCAACGCTTTCATCACCGGGCAGACCCTGACCCTTGATGGCGGGCTGACCCTAGTGGAATAG
- a CDS encoding desulfoferrodoxin family protein: MTQKKSVYKCDKCGSLVEALWNGPTTPSCCGQLMRELAPNTTDAATEKHVPVIEREGNQVKVKVGSVAHPMTPEHYILFVEVLHGQDVYRHDFQEGDTIAEATFLIPDDGQPLVAREYCNLHGFWASK, translated from the coding sequence ATGACCCAGAAGAAGTCGGTCTACAAGTGCGATAAGTGCGGGAGCCTCGTGGAGGCTCTCTGGAACGGGCCGACCACCCCTTCCTGCTGCGGCCAGTTGATGCGTGAGCTTGCCCCCAACACCACCGACGCCGCCACGGAGAAGCATGTCCCGGTGATCGAGCGCGAGGGCAATCAGGTCAAGGTCAAGGTCGGTTCCGTGGCCCACCCCATGACCCCCGAGCACTACATCCTCTTCGTCGAGGTTCTCCACGGCCAGGACGTCTACCGTCATGACTTCCAGGAGGGTGACACCATCGCCGAGGCCACCTTCCTCATCCCCGACGACGGTCAGCCGCTCGTGGCGCGGGAATACTGCAACCTGCACGGCTTCTGGGCGAGCAAGTAG
- a CDS encoding response regulator, translating to MAAGGTRPGGIHGLTDDPDYLKLFRAAPTTMLLIHAESGRIVDANDAASHYYGFTRLEMAAMAITDLNTLPPVEVHQERMKAVQGQQNRFDFRHRLSSGETRRVEVHSTPIRHQGVEYLLSSVLDVTQLKEAEEEQHRLEAQLAVSQRMESLGRLTGGVAHDMNNVLAAILAISSLHLEEQPEGSRNRRAFEVITSAAQRGADLMRTLLRMARHDPAVSKPLDLNALLQEEAGILERTMPPGITLHLELHPGLCPVLGDWSALANAVMNVCINAIDAMGTHGILTLCTLEPGPGKSAILVSDTGHGMTEEVLRQAQSPFFTTKAPDKGTGLGLALVTSTVRSHQGKLEITSQPGSGTQVLLSFPSCLPAERSRTSGTPVDLGVRGLEVLQVDDDPLLHLSLAALAEALGHHLTSVERGEEALARVQSGLRPDVILLDMGMPGLGGAATLPELRRLLPGTPILLCTGRADDSARFLASSTPLTGILAKPFSLQEFQTALAPFEPRGKA from the coding sequence ATGGCGGCTGGAGGGACCCGACCCGGGGGCATCCATGGGCTCACCGATGACCCGGACTACCTGAAGTTGTTCCGGGCTGCGCCCACCACCATGCTCCTCATCCACGCCGAGTCGGGACGGATCGTGGACGCCAATGACGCCGCCTCCCACTACTACGGATTCACCCGGCTCGAGATGGCCGCCATGGCGATCACCGACCTGAACACGCTGCCGCCCGTGGAGGTCCACCAGGAACGCATGAAGGCTGTTCAGGGCCAGCAGAACCGCTTCGACTTCCGCCACCGCCTCAGCTCGGGCGAGACCCGGCGGGTGGAGGTCCACTCCACCCCCATCCGGCATCAGGGCGTGGAGTATCTCCTCAGCTCGGTGCTGGACGTGACCCAGCTCAAGGAGGCCGAGGAGGAACAGCACCGGTTGGAAGCCCAGTTGGCCGTCTCCCAGCGCATGGAGAGCCTGGGTCGGCTCACCGGCGGGGTGGCTCACGACATGAACAATGTGTTGGCAGCCATTCTCGCCATTTCATCGCTTCATCTGGAGGAACAGCCGGAGGGCTCCCGCAACCGCCGGGCCTTCGAAGTCATCACAAGCGCCGCCCAACGGGGAGCCGATCTCATGCGGACACTCCTTCGGATGGCCCGGCATGACCCCGCGGTATCCAAGCCGCTGGATCTGAACGCCCTGCTCCAGGAGGAGGCCGGCATCCTTGAGCGGACCATGCCCCCGGGCATCACTCTCCACCTCGAACTCCACCCGGGACTCTGCCCGGTTCTGGGTGACTGGAGCGCCCTCGCGAACGCCGTCATGAACGTCTGCATCAACGCCATCGATGCCATGGGTACCCACGGCATCCTGACGCTCTGCACCCTGGAACCGGGTCCCGGGAAATCAGCAATACTCGTCTCTGATACCGGGCATGGCATGACTGAGGAGGTGCTGAGGCAGGCCCAATCCCCCTTCTTCACCACCAAGGCCCCCGACAAGGGCACAGGGCTGGGACTCGCCCTGGTGACCAGCACCGTCCGCAGCCACCAGGGGAAGCTGGAGATCACCAGCCAGCCCGGGTCGGGCACCCAGGTGCTCCTTAGCTTCCCCAGCTGTCTGCCCGCGGAGCGGTCCCGGACGTCCGGCACACCGGTGGACCTGGGGGTGCGGGGCCTCGAGGTGCTTCAGGTGGACGATGATCCCCTCCTTCATCTCTCCCTGGCCGCCCTGGCTGAAGCCCTGGGGCACCACCTCACCTCCGTGGAGAGGGGTGAGGAGGCCTTGGCCCGGGTCCAGTCCGGGTTGCGGCCGGATGTCATCCTGCTGGACATGGGCATGCCGGGTCTGGGGGGAGCAGCCACTCTCCCGGAACTCCGCCGCCTCCTGCCTGGGACCCCGATCCTCCTCTGCACGGGCAGGGCCGATGACTCCGCCCGCTTCCTGGCCTCCAGCACCCCCCTCACGGGCATTCTGGCCAAACCCTTTTCTCTGCAGGAGTTCCAGACAGCACTGGCCCCTTTTGAACCCCGGGGGAAGGCATGA
- a CDS encoding TIGR00730 family Rossman fold protein codes for MTLSSLCVYCGSSSGRSPAFTRSARELGDLLGRSGITLVYGGARVGLMGTVADAALAAGGQVIGVIPRGLVSREVAHEGLTKCHVVASMHERKALMAQLSEAFIALPGGLGTFEELFEIWTWAQLGIHAKPMELLNTGGYYDQLLGFLDRSAAEGFVREDKRSLLEVADTPAGLLARLAAKPAASTEAWLSPEES; via the coding sequence ATGACCCTCTCGAGCCTCTGTGTCTACTGCGGGTCTTCGAGCGGGCGCTCCCCCGCCTTCACCCGGTCGGCCCGGGAACTGGGGGACCTCCTGGGACGCTCTGGCATCACCCTGGTCTACGGTGGGGCCCGCGTCGGACTCATGGGAACCGTCGCCGATGCGGCCCTGGCCGCGGGCGGCCAGGTCATCGGCGTCATCCCCAGGGGCCTGGTCTCCCGCGAAGTCGCCCATGAAGGCCTCACCAAGTGCCATGTGGTAGCCTCCATGCACGAGCGCAAAGCCCTCATGGCCCAGCTGTCCGAGGCCTTCATCGCCCTCCCGGGAGGACTGGGCACCTTCGAAGAGCTCTTTGAGATCTGGACCTGGGCCCAGCTGGGCATCCATGCGAAACCCATGGAGCTCCTGAACACAGGCGGCTACTATGACCAGCTTCTGGGTTTCCTTGACCGATCCGCGGCGGAGGGCTTCGTGCGGGAGGACAAGCGGAGCCTGCTGGAAGTGGCGGACACGCCCGCTGGGCTGCTGGCCCGCCTCGCCGCCAAACCGGCCGCCTCCACCGAAGCCTGGCTGAGCCCAGAGGAGAGCTGA
- a CDS encoding L-serine ammonia-lyase, with protein MAFSVFDLFRIGIGPSSSHTVGPMRAARGFLLDLEARGLLEGILSVQAELFGSLAATGPGHGTDRAIFLGLEGETPEGVDVDGISARLEAARSSGTLRLLGKREIPFSLHSDLSLVRKSLPFHPNGLRFTALDGSGQLLARETFYSIGGGFVVKEGERAADPEQVPVPHPFSSATELLEHCRQSSLDISGLMLANEQTWRSKDGVEKGLLDIWAAMEACVRRGCQAEGVLPGGLGLPRRAPSLLRRLSSHPEAGLKDPLTAMDFVNLYALAVNEENAAGGRVVTAPTNGAAGIIPAVLHYYTRLVPGANTGGVVRFLLTAGAIGSLYKENASISGAEVGCQGEVGVACSMAAGALTEVLGGSPGQVENAAEIGMEHNLGLTCDPIRGLVQVPCIERNAMAAVKAINAARMALVGDGHHYVSLDRVIRTMRETGRDMASKYKETARGGLAVHGVSVGLAEC; from the coding sequence ATGGCGTTCAGCGTGTTTGATCTCTTTCGCATCGGCATCGGACCGAGTTCCTCCCATACCGTGGGTCCCATGCGAGCCGCCAGGGGCTTCCTCCTGGACCTGGAGGCCCGTGGCCTGCTTGAGGGCATCCTGTCCGTGCAGGCGGAGCTTTTCGGCAGCCTCGCGGCGACGGGCCCGGGGCACGGCACAGACCGGGCGATATTCCTTGGCCTTGAGGGAGAGACACCCGAAGGAGTGGATGTGGATGGAATCAGTGCCAGGCTGGAGGCGGCCCGATCTTCGGGAACACTCCGGCTGCTCGGCAAGCGGGAGATCCCCTTCAGCCTGCATTCAGACTTGAGCCTGGTCCGGAAGTCCCTCCCCTTCCATCCCAACGGCCTGCGCTTCACGGCCTTGGACGGCTCGGGACAACTCCTGGCCAGGGAGACCTTCTACTCCATCGGCGGGGGCTTTGTGGTGAAGGAAGGGGAAAGGGCAGCCGACCCAGAGCAGGTCCCTGTCCCCCACCCCTTCAGCAGCGCTACAGAACTCCTGGAGCACTGTCGCCAGAGTTCCCTGGACATCAGTGGCCTGATGCTCGCCAACGAACAGACTTGGCGCTCCAAGGATGGAGTGGAAAAGGGCCTCCTCGACATCTGGGCTGCGATGGAGGCTTGCGTGCGTCGGGGCTGCCAGGCGGAGGGTGTCCTGCCGGGCGGCCTGGGCCTGCCCCGCCGGGCTCCCTCCCTCCTCCGCCGCCTCAGCTCCCACCCGGAAGCGGGCCTGAAGGACCCTCTGACGGCCATGGACTTCGTGAACCTCTACGCACTGGCGGTGAACGAGGAGAACGCCGCTGGCGGGCGGGTGGTCACTGCTCCCACCAACGGGGCGGCGGGCATCATTCCTGCGGTGCTGCACTACTACACCCGACTGGTACCGGGAGCCAACACGGGAGGGGTGGTCCGCTTCCTCCTCACGGCCGGAGCCATCGGCAGCCTGTACAAGGAGAACGCCTCCATCAGCGGCGCTGAAGTGGGATGCCAGGGTGAAGTGGGCGTGGCCTGCTCCATGGCCGCAGGCGCTCTCACAGAAGTCCTGGGCGGCAGCCCCGGCCAGGTGGAGAACGCTGCTGAGATCGGCATGGAGCACAATCTGGGGCTCACCTGCGACCCCATCCGGGGGCTGGTCCAGGTGCCATGCATTGAGAGGAATGCCATGGCAGCCGTGAAGGCGATCAATGCAGCCCGGATGGCCCTGGTGGGTGACGGCCATCACTATGTCAGCCTGGACCGGGTGATCCGCACCATGCGGGAGACCGGCCGCGACATGGCTTCAAAATACAAAGAGACGGCCAGGGGCGGGCTGGCCGTCCATGGCGTCAGTGTCGGCCTGGCGGAGTGCTGA
- a CDS encoding EFR1 family ferrodoxin (N-terminal region resembles flavodoxins. C-terminal ferrodoxin region binds two 4Fe-4S clusters.), with protein MATTIYYCTGTGNSLWAARRLGELVGEADVEAMIHHPGPVRPEPGAVLLVFPVHMWGVPEPVVAFLSRLELTPEHWLGAIAVNAGQLSGTLLQLDRLCAGRGWALAGGWSLVMPSNYLPWGGPGSEANQRRRLDVAGERLQAIAPLVRERRHAPVEHGPLWQRLLFGPLYKVTYPRVPGLDRHFWVDGHCTGCGQCTRICPVGNIAMVAGRPEWKHRCQQCLACIQWCPRTALQYGRKTPQHLRYHHPEVSLEDLPRP; from the coding sequence ATGGCCACGACGATCTACTACTGCACCGGAACCGGGAACTCCCTCTGGGCGGCCCGTCGCCTGGGAGAGCTGGTGGGGGAGGCTGATGTGGAGGCCATGATTCATCATCCGGGCCCGGTCCGGCCCGAGCCAGGCGCTGTCCTGCTGGTCTTTCCGGTCCACATGTGGGGGGTGCCAGAACCGGTTGTGGCCTTCCTTTCACGCCTCGAACTCACTCCGGAGCATTGGCTGGGGGCAATTGCGGTCAATGCCGGCCAGTTGAGCGGGACCCTGCTTCAGCTTGATCGGCTCTGTGCCGGGCGCGGCTGGGCGCTGGCGGGAGGCTGGTCTCTGGTCATGCCTTCCAACTACCTCCCCTGGGGTGGTCCAGGCTCCGAGGCGAACCAGCGGAGGCGTTTGGATGTGGCGGGGGAAAGGCTCCAGGCGATCGCGCCCCTGGTCCGGGAACGGCGGCATGCACCTGTAGAGCATGGTCCTCTTTGGCAGCGGTTGCTCTTCGGCCCTTTGTACAAGGTGACCTACCCCAGGGTGCCCGGGCTGGACCGGCACTTCTGGGTGGATGGCCACTGTACCGGTTGCGGGCAGTGCACACGGATATGTCCAGTCGGTAATATCGCCATGGTGGCAGGGCGGCCTGAGTGGAAGCATCGCTGCCAGCAGTGCCTGGCTTGCATCCAGTGGTGTCCACGGACGGCCTTGCAATATGGTCGGAAAACCCCGCAACACTTGCGGTACCACCATCCGGAGGTCTCCCTGGAAGATCTGCCCAGACCCTGA